CTCGCCCGCGAGCGCGCCGAACGTCCTGACGGTCGGTGCGACCGACACGGCGGACACCGAGACCGACTACAGCAACTACGGCGAGTGCCTCCGGCTGTACGCCCCGGGCAGCGACATCACGTCCGCGCGGATGGGCGGTGGCACGACGTCGATGAACGGCACCTCGATGGCCGCACCGCACGTGGCCGGGGTCGCCGCGCTCTACAAGGCGGCCCACCCCGCGGCCGGCCCGCAGGAGGTCGCCGACTGGCTCATCGCCCAGTCCACGAAGAACGTCGTGCGGAGCATCACCCGCGGGTCGCCGAACCGGCTCCTCTTCACCGGCGGGCTGTGACCCCGCCCGCACATCGCCTGCCGCCCGGACCGGCGGGCGGGGCGGTGGCGGGAGGACTGCGCCGGGCGGTGGGCACCGGCCGGATGCCGTCGACGGCATGCGACCGGTGCCCGCGTGGCCGCTCAGCGGACCCGGGTCGCGGGGGCCGCCGCGGGGGCGCCGGTACGCCCTCCCGCCGGCGGGTCCCCGCGTCCGGTCGCCGCGGTGACGCCGGGCGGTCTGCCGGTCGGGATCTGCCCCACCACCGTGGCGACGACCGCGATCGCCATGCCGGTGAGCTGCAGCGGCGTCAGCTCCTGACCGAGCATCGCCCAGCCGATCACGGCCGCGGTGACCGGTGAGAGTGGGCCGAGCAGCGTCACCGAGGTGGCGGTGAGCCGCTCGATGCCGCGGAACCAGAGCCAGTAGCCGACGGCGGTGCCGGCCAGGGCGAGATAGGCGTACCCGGCCAGGGCACGGCCGTCGAGCGCGGGCGGCGGTCCCTCGGCGAGCCAGGCCAGCGAGGCGATCAGCAGTCCGCCGGCGGTGAGCTGCCAGCCGGTCATCGCGAGCGGGCCGACGCCCTCGGGGCGGCCCCAGCGTTTGGTCAGCACCGTCCCCGCGGACATCGACCCCGCGCCCGCGAGCCCGGCCAGCACTCCGGCGAGATCCAGGGCCGCGCCGGCCCGGAGGACCACCAGGCTCACCCCGAAGACCGCGGCGACGGCGGCCAGAAGCCCCCGTGCGCTCGGCCGGTCGCCGAGCAGCAGCGCCGCGAGCCCGATGACGCACAGCGGCCCGACCGAGCCCACGACCGCGGCGACCCCGCCGGGCAGGCGGTACGCGGCGAGGAACAGCAGGGGGAAGAACGCCCCGATGTTGAGCGCGCCGAGCACGGTCGCCTTTCCCCACCAGGCGCCGCGCGGCAGCGTGCGGGTCAGCGCGAG
The Streptomyces tirandamycinicus DNA segment above includes these coding regions:
- a CDS encoding EamA family transporter; the encoded protein is MPSRKAPLIALVAVTALAPVAWGSTYAVTTELLPPDRPLFTGLMRALPAGLALLALTRTLPRGAWWGKATVLGALNIGAFFPLLFLAAYRLPGGVAAVVGSVGPLCVIGLAALLLGDRPSARGLLAAVAAVFGVSLVVLRAGAALDLAGVLAGLAGAGSMSAGTVLTKRWGRPEGVGPLAMTGWQLTAGGLLIASLAWLAEGPPPALDGRALAGYAYLALAGTAVGYWLWFRGIERLTATSVTLLGPLSPVTAAVIGWAMLGQELTPLQLTGMAIAVVATVVGQIPTGRPPGVTAATGRGDPPAGGRTGAPAAAPATRVR